GCGCCCGCGGCTCGCTTTGGGCCGGGGCGGACGGTGAAATCCACGCGCCCGCCTTCCCGGTCAAAGTGGTGGACACCACCGCCGCCGGGGACGCTTTCACGGCGGCCCTCGCCCTGCGCTGGAACCCCCGCAACATGCGGGACACCCTGGAATACGCGAACGCGGCCGGCGCGCTCGCCGCCATGGGCGCGGGCGCGCAGCCGTCCATGCCCCGCGCCGCGGATGTGGAACAGTTTTTGGCGGAACGCCGCGGGGCGTGACCGCCCCGAGATAAGGAGAAACCGTTTTGCCTGTCAACACCCCCCGGCTTGCCCTGAATCTTTCCCACCTGCCCCCCATGACACTCGCCCCGTTCATTGACGGGCTCGACGGGGTGGACGAGTGGTATCTCCCCGTGTCGGACGGAGATGCGGCCCCCCTTCATGGCACTGGCCCCGGACTCGTGGCGGCGGTCGCCGCCGCATCCCCCGTTCCCTGCCATGTCCACCTGATGAACCGCAGGCCGGGCAGGCATGTGGCGCTCTTCGCGGACACGGGCTGCAAGACACTGACGGTTCAACTGGAGTCATGCCCCCATCCGCACCGGGTGCTCGGGCACATCCGGGACGCGGGCATGTCGCCCGGCATCGCCCTGGCGCCCGGCACGCCGCTCACCCGCCTGGACTACCTTCTCGCCCTGGCGGACCGCGTCCTGCTGCTCGGCACCGAGCCCGGCAGGGACGGTGTCGCGCCGGGCAGCCTTTTCGAGCGTGTCAAACTGCTGGACGAGAACATCCGCTACCGGGAACTCGCCGTTGAAATCGGCGTCATGGGCGGGCTGGACGCGGCGGGCCTGGGAAAGGCCGCCCGCCTGGGCGCGAAATGGGCTGTGACCGGTCCCGAAGTCTTCGCGGGCCTCAACGGCGACGGTGTCGCGGAGTATGCCGCAGCGCTGGAGCGCTTCAAACAGGCCATGACCCTCGCGGTCCAGACCGCCTGACTCCCGAACAAAGCTTGAACTTTTCTGTTGTTCCGGGGTTTAACTTTGGGTTGCGTTAACCCGGAGAGAATGCCATGAACCGGAGAGAGTTTATGGCCCGCGCCGCGGCGGGTGCCGTGGGAATGGGTCTGGCCGCGGGATGCGCGCGCAACACCGCCAAAACGGACCGGCCCCCGAATTTCATCGTCGTGCTTGCGGATGACATCGGCGCCGGGGAACTGGGCTGCTACGGCCACCCTTCACAGCGCACCCCGGAACTGGACCGCATGGCGCGGGAGGACGTCCAGTTCGACACCTGCTACGCCTCGCCCATCTGCCACCCCTCGCGGGTGATGCTCCTCACGGGGCAGTATGGCTGCCGCAACGGCGTCTACAATTTCTCGGGCATGCGCGGGGGGCCCGCCCCGGACTCCCCCGCCGAAGACATCGCGCGGGGACAGTTCACTTTTGCAAACGCCCTCAAGGCAAACGGTTACGCCACGGCCCTCGCGGGAAAATGGCAGTTGTCGGGAAAACAGCCGGACCTGATTTTTGAGTGCGACTTTGACGAGTACTGCGTTTGGGCCATGGAGGGCATGCTGCCTCCGGGCACGCCGCACCCCGGCGGGCGTGAGGGCAACGGGCGGCCCGCGCGGTACTGGCATCCCAGCATTCTGCTCAATGGCCGGCAAATGCCCACGAACCCGGACGACTACGGCCCCAATCTGCACCATGAATTCGTGACGGACTTCATGCGCCGCCACCGGGAACAGCCCTTCGTGGTGTACTACTCCATGTGCCTCACCCACGGCCCGCACCTGCCCACACCCGACCAGAACCCCTCCCCCGAAGAGCGGAAAGGGGCCTCGCAGAAAAATTACCCCGACACCGTCGAGTATCTGGACAAACTCATGGGACGGTTAGACACGGCCCTTGGCGAACTGGGTCTGCGGGAAAACACCATCGTCTTTTTTACCGGCGACAACGGCACAGGCGGCGCGGGAAAGGGACAGCCCACGGAGCAGGGCGCGCGCGTCCCCATGATCGTCCAAGGACCGGGCATTGTGAAAAAACGGGGACTCACTCCCGAATTGACGGACCTGTCGGACATCTTCCCGACCCTTCTGGATTTCGCGGGCGTCCCGCTCCCAGAGGGCCGGCCCATTGACGGCCGTTCCCTCGCGCCCTTCCTGCGGGGGGAATCGGACCAGACCCGCGACTGGATTTTCAGCTTCATCGCCGACCGCCGCATCCTGCGCACCCGGCGCTGGCTGCTGGAGGACAACTCGCCCCTGCACTACGGACACCTCTATGACTGCGGCGACCGGCGCGACGGCAAGGACTACCGTGATGTGACGGAGTCGCAGGAACCCGAAGTGCTGGAGGCCAGGGCGCGTTTCGACGCCCTGCTCGAAAAACTGCCCGCGCCCATTCTCTCCGAAGAGGGGGGCCCCACGGAGCCGCAGGAGGGGGCCAGGGAGGCGCGCCGTGCCCTGCGCAGGGAGGACCGGGAGAACACCCCGC
The window above is part of the Candidatus Hydrogenedentota bacterium genome. Proteins encoded here:
- a CDS encoding sulfatase-like hydrolase/transferase, which gives rise to MNRREFMARAAAGAVGMGLAAGCARNTAKTDRPPNFIVVLADDIGAGELGCYGHPSQRTPELDRMAREDVQFDTCYASPICHPSRVMLLTGQYGCRNGVYNFSGMRGGPAPDSPAEDIARGQFTFANALKANGYATALAGKWQLSGKQPDLIFECDFDEYCVWAMEGMLPPGTPHPGGREGNGRPARYWHPSILLNGRQMPTNPDDYGPNLHHEFVTDFMRRHREQPFVVYYSMCLTHGPHLPTPDQNPSPEERKGASQKNYPDTVEYLDKLMGRLDTALGELGLRENTIVFFTGDNGTGGAGKGQPTEQGARVPMIVQGPGIVKKRGLTPELTDLSDIFPTLLDFAGVPLPEGRPIDGRSLAPFLRGESDQTRDWIFSFIADRRILRTRRWLLEDNSPLHYGHLYDCGDRRDGKDYRDVTESQEPEVLEARARFDALLEKLPAPILSEEGGPTEPQEGAREARRALRREDRENTPPPAPAAESPFPEAPAGEKKRDLKLRPLRRLGIKGTSQKERKKQRAETDGL